A stretch of Corallococcus macrosporus DNA encodes these proteins:
- a CDS encoding DUF2378 family protein, with protein MVPSEKQIFAQSVEALFVRALGPYLTRDGRQKLKAAGLNLSEPLRPHYSLEQWRTFLDVAARDVFPGQPLETAYLELGARYLKGFQQTSVGRASMQLVTHLGPQKTLERVPYNLRAGNNFNEVRVEELSREDATLWVKDVLADNPFFACGFLAETLRASGAGSPEVKPIAFDGTAATYRLTWSQAKSQRPAGTLAPVRRLYG; from the coding sequence ATGGTCCCATCCGAAAAGCAAATCTTCGCCCAGAGCGTGGAAGCCCTCTTCGTGCGTGCGCTGGGGCCGTACCTCACGCGTGACGGACGCCAGAAGCTCAAGGCCGCCGGCCTGAACCTCTCCGAGCCGCTGCGCCCCCACTACTCGCTGGAGCAGTGGCGCACCTTCCTGGACGTGGCCGCGCGCGACGTCTTCCCCGGCCAGCCCCTGGAGACGGCCTACCTGGAGCTGGGGGCGCGCTACCTGAAGGGCTTCCAGCAGACGTCCGTGGGGCGGGCGAGCATGCAGTTGGTCACCCACCTGGGCCCGCAGAAGACGCTGGAGCGCGTGCCGTACAACCTGCGCGCGGGCAACAACTTCAACGAGGTCCGGGTGGAGGAGCTGTCCAGGGAGGACGCCACCCTGTGGGTGAAGGACGTGCTGGCGGACAACCCCTTCTTCGCCTGCGGTTTCCTCGCGGAGACGCTGCGCGCGTCGGGCGCGGGCTCCCCGGAAGTGAAGCCCATCGCGTTCGACGGCACGGCGGCGACGTACCGGCTGACGTGGTCGCAGGCGAAGTCCCAGCGGCCCGCGGGCACGCTGGCGCCGGTGCGCCGGCTCTACGGGTAG
- a CDS encoding sensor histidine kinase, with protein MPSAPIILNVNDDLASRYVTSRVLSLSGFQVLEAGTGGETLSLADEQTDLVILDVRLPDMSGLEVCRRLKASPRTRNALVLHLSAQAVGPADRAQGLEHGADAYLVAPVDPEELVAQVHALLRLRRAEREVRVLSDQVQQQRRLLELAMASAADPIALYDGDGTLIYANQAVATARGSHHVHIPGRSMDAIRAMDPQLDPFAKSLDAARRTGQVQRGRITLSSDKGVRHFEYTMSPATGPTGVVEAIIATGQDVTELRNAEDFREQFIGILGHDLRNPLNALSMSAQQLQRQGELSDRQRVFTERILTSAERMERMIRQLLDFARARLGAGLPVVRSRCDLFDVVRGAVDESRASQPQREVMLEMRGDGRGAWDADRLEQVVTNLVSNALKFSPADSPVRVSAEGLASEAVVRVHNLGTPIPAEQLPHLFAAWRRAGRSDRERGAAGGLGLGLYITEQIVKAHGGTVQVTSTAAQGTTFTVRLPRG; from the coding sequence ATGCCCTCCGCACCCATCATCCTGAACGTCAACGACGACCTGGCCAGCCGCTACGTCACGTCGCGCGTGTTGTCCCTGTCGGGCTTCCAGGTCCTGGAGGCGGGCACGGGCGGAGAGACGCTGTCGCTCGCGGACGAGCAGACCGACCTGGTCATCCTGGACGTCCGCCTGCCGGACATGAGCGGCCTGGAGGTGTGCCGGCGCCTGAAGGCCTCCCCGCGCACGCGCAACGCGCTGGTGCTGCACCTGTCCGCGCAGGCGGTGGGCCCCGCGGACCGCGCGCAGGGGCTGGAGCACGGCGCGGACGCGTACCTCGTGGCGCCGGTGGATCCGGAGGAACTGGTGGCCCAGGTGCACGCGCTCCTGCGCCTGCGCCGCGCCGAGCGCGAGGTGCGCGTCCTCTCCGACCAGGTGCAGCAGCAGCGCCGCCTGCTGGAGCTGGCCATGGCGTCGGCGGCGGACCCCATCGCGCTCTATGACGGCGACGGGACGCTCATCTACGCCAACCAGGCGGTGGCCACGGCGCGCGGCTCGCACCACGTGCACATCCCAGGCAGGAGCATGGACGCCATCCGCGCGATGGATCCGCAGCTGGATCCCTTCGCGAAGTCCCTGGACGCTGCGCGGCGCACGGGCCAGGTGCAGCGCGGCCGCATCACCCTGTCCTCGGACAAGGGCGTGCGGCACTTCGAGTACACGATGTCGCCCGCCACCGGGCCCACCGGTGTGGTGGAGGCCATCATCGCCACCGGCCAGGACGTCACGGAGCTGCGCAACGCGGAGGACTTCCGCGAGCAGTTCATCGGCATCCTGGGCCACGACCTGCGAAACCCCCTCAACGCGCTGTCCATGTCCGCCCAGCAGCTCCAGCGCCAGGGCGAGCTGTCCGACCGCCAGCGCGTCTTCACCGAGCGCATCCTCACCAGCGCCGAGCGCATGGAGCGGATGATCCGCCAGTTGCTGGACTTCGCCCGGGCGCGGCTGGGCGCGGGGCTGCCGGTGGTGCGCTCGCGCTGCGACCTCTTCGACGTGGTGCGCGGCGCGGTGGACGAGTCGCGCGCCAGCCAGCCCCAGCGCGAGGTGATGCTGGAGATGCGCGGCGACGGGCGCGGCGCGTGGGACGCGGACCGGCTGGAGCAGGTGGTGACCAACCTGGTGTCCAACGCGCTCAAGTTCAGCCCGGCGGACTCGCCCGTGCGCGTGAGCGCGGAGGGCCTGGCGTCCGAGGCCGTGGTGCGGGTGCACAACCTGGGCACGCCCATCCCGGCGGAGCAGCTGCCGCACCTCTTCGCCGCGTGGCGCCGCGCCGGCCGCAGCGACCGCGAGCGCGGCGCGGCCGGAGGCCTGGGGCTGGGGCTCTACATCACGGAGCAGATCGTGAAGGCCCACGGCGGCACCGTCCAGGTGACGTCCACCGCGGCGCAGGGGACGACCTTCACGGTGCGTCTGCCCCGAGGCTGA